The genomic stretch CAGTGAAGGTTTCGTCAAGGTAATTACCTTCCACTTCTATATATGCACCTGCTTCTGCTTTGCCATATTTTTCCTCAATCTTAGTCTGATCGGTTACGAGAATTTCCCTGCCATTGACAACCCATATCCCCTTCCAGCTTCTTCCCGGCATCTTCTCAATCACACCATAAAACTTGGCGGGATAGCTATCATGGCTTCTGGTCTCATCACTTTCACTCGCGACCGCGGTCACCGCGAATAATGCGAAGAGTATCCAAGATACCAAGATCTTTGAAATATTTTTCATGTTTTCCGGCAGATTGACTAATTCATGAGGTCTCAAAAAATCAGCCGCAGATTAAGGCAACACTTATTTTGCCTGATGTAATTCGAATGCCTTTCTGGCTCTTTCCGCAGCTGTTTCAGCCTTTTTGAAGGTAGCTTCAGCACGATCTGCAGCAGCTTCAGCACTATCACGGCAATCCTTTGCGGTTTTCATCGCCTCCTGGGACTGCTCTTTGGCTTCTGTAACCAATGATTCCAGTTGGCTAATCCTCTCCTCGAGGGGATCTATCTGCAGTTTTACATAGTCTTTTGTGGCACATCCAAAAGAAAACAGAATTATTGCAACAAATGCCAGCAGAAATATTTTTTTCATTTTGCCATTCTCCTCCCAAAAGAAAGATTGTTGTCCCCAAAAAACTTCACATTCACACGAATTCCACAGCGGAATTCAGAATACCTGCAAAACCAAAAACAGCTGGGGCAGGCACCGATCCTGCCCCGGCTCCAGCACCAGCACCAGAAAAACCAGCACTGTTATTCTGAACAGAGCAAAGCATTTGTCGCGGGAATTCCCTGCATAAAACCAACCCCGAGCCAGAAAAAGAAACCTTTCTTGCTTCGCTCAGGTTGCCATATTGCGAAGGCTTTGAAAACACGCTTACGCAACTTCCGTGCTACCTTGATACTGTAACAAATGAAAGATTAAAGGAAGATTAAAAAATTGCCGCAAAATTATTAATAATGAATGCGCACAAGCAAAGAACGCCTCGAATACCTCACGCGTTAGTCTGACACGGTTCGGCCTTCGTGGCGTATGAATTGCCCATACGCGACCGCCCACACATGGGGACGGTCACGCTGAGATTAGAAGACAGTGAACTGTTTATGCTTTGGTTGAGGACATCCTGTACGGGCCATAGATGGATTTCAGCGCTACCTCCACTTTTGAGCCCACATCCGGCATCCTGTCCCAGTTCACCTTGTAATAATTGACCGTTGTCTTCAGAGGCAGAACATTATCAGTGATAATCCCGCCGTTGCAGTCAGAAGGACAGACGATGCATCCGGACGGAAATGCGATGGCCTCGGCAGTGCCATGGTAAATGAAATGGGGAGTATACGGCTTGAATACTTCCCTCCCGTCGACAAAAATTTTCTCATCAATGAAGTCTTCGAGAGCTGCCTCAACGATAAGCGAGCCTTTCTTGAATCTGACGGTAACAATAATCGGATCGCCCTGGAGATAATCGTCACGCGTTGTTGTAGCTTTCAGTCCGGTACGCGCCTGGACTTCCTCCATCGGAATCTGCCTCCGTGATTTTACCCCGATTTCCCGCAATGCCTTATCGATGTCGGTCCGGGACACATCGGTGGTAAACACAAAGAATGGCTCCATCTTTCCGCCCTTGGTACCAAAAAATGCCTGGAATCTCCGGCCCCAGTCTGCTACAGCAGGTTTAGAACTGTCTTTCGTCACTGTCGCGGAAATACGCAGTTCCTTGTTCTCCTTATCGACAACCATGCGGTCCTGCTTTCCTTTTACTATCCTCGTATTTTTTGTTTTCTGTGTTGCCGCATATGCCTGTGTCCCGGCAACAGAGCTCAACCCGAGGACGCCAAGGCCTATGACTTTCAGAAATTCATATCTGCTCATGCCCTCTGCGCTCTTTTCGTTCGCCTGTTTTTCTGACTGTTTACCCAGAAGAACCGTGAAGGGATCAGCGCAGCAGGAACAATGAGAGTTCTGTTTTTCCTTTTTTGTGTTTTTCATGTCTTCCTCCTTATATGACCGCATTCGGCCGGAAATACAATGTTCCCGCTAAATGAAAATGTCCGGTAATGATATGAGCAAAAGAATGCGTACCGTGAACCCGGCTATCATGATGATGAGTACGGGCTTTACGCGTATCCGGAACAGGGCACTGAGAAATGCAGGGATGACGACAGGCATGAGAGGTACGGAAAACAGGATTCCCGCGATTCCGCAGGCAGCATATTTCTTTGAGACAGACAGGTCATGCACATCCTGTTTTTTCAGGAGCACCGGCAATATATCGCCGAGGAAGAAAACGCCGAGCCCGAAGGCAATCAGTCCTGTCAGGAGAAGACTTGCATAGTTCAACGCCGTACTCTGCGGCAACCCCGCAACAGAGGTTATTGCTGCGACAAGAACAGGGTCGGAGAAGACCACCCAGAAGTTCTGGACAATATGGGCGAATAGAAGCAAAGGCAGTATCTTCGGGATAGTCTCAAGGGATTTGAAGTAATCCACAAGCATTTCCGTGTTTGCGCTCCTGAGATTGTTTTTCATGAAATTCACATGAAACTCTGCTGAATAGTAGTATGAATCCAACAGGTAGAAATAGTGGCTGAAAACCTTCACCGAAACAAGGGCCAGCACCGCAAGGACAGCAAGCGCGACGATTTTTTTCAGCAGTATCCTCTTTCTTGAAATCTCATATTCGCCTGTCCGTCCAGTTTTATTGTAAGTCATCCGTATCTGCATTTGTTATAAAGGGTCTGTTGAGCCTTTCTTTATCTTGTACCGGTTATAGAAAAGGGGGATGAGGGAAACCAGTATAATCATTCCCAGCCCTATGACAAAAGCCGGGGATACTTTTCCGCTGAAAAGATCGAGCAGCGAGCTCGAAAAAACGATGAACGCGATGCACGCCGGCAGCATGCAGATAAAGGTAGTCACCGCATAATGGAGAAATTTGATTTTTGTCAGTCCAAACGCGTAATTCAGGAGATTAAAGGGGAAAAGCGGAATGAGACGCGTGAAGGCGACAATCTTCCATCCGTGCTTTTCAACCCCTTCGTCGAGTCTGCGCCAGCGGGGGCTTTTGAGTTTCCCGTCCACCCAGTCCCGCGCAATGTAGCGTGATATGAGGAACGCCAGACAAGCGCCGGCAGTCGCGCTCGTGATTGTATACACCACACCCCAGAACGGGCCGAACAGAATACCTCCGGCTATGGTGATCGGAAGCCCGGGAAGGAAAAGGGCAGGTGCAACCGTGTACGCAAGCATATATATTACGGGAGCAAGGGCTCCGTATCCCTGGATGAGTTCCCTGAGCGCATCCTGTTCCAGATAGTGCGTGGCGCCAGTGTAGCGGATTGCAAAAATGGCAGCTATGACAAGAAGAAGCACGATACTGCGTGCTATTGTACCGTTTTTTTTCCGTTCATCACCGGTTGCAAGAGTTCTCTCACGTGTTATTCCGCCGTGTGCCATAGTTTTAAAGTAGTTTTTCAACTTCACACGGTTGAGATAGGTAAAAGGAGCCTTTGCCACTTTTGCCTTTCCGGACATCGCTGCCCCAGGCTCAAATATGAGGTCTATGATATGGCTGGTCGGAGTCAGTGCATTCAGGAAATTTGCGCAGCCCGCACAATAGGAAACGAGCATGGTTCCGTTGGTCTCTTTTTTTCTGAGAATCCCCCAGTTTTTTGCCAGATCCTGCGAAAGGAATCCAACAGCTCCCCCCTCACCACAGCAGAGGGTTTTTGCTCCGCTGTGAGGCATTTCCTCCACCGACAGGCCTTTCCGCGAAACCAGGTCCCGTACCGTCGCATGGATTGACTCTTCGTATCTCACTGCGCATGAATCGTGGATTGCAACCGTGCCGGAAGCCCTGCCGGTTTCAGGCAGGCCATTCACTGCCATGAACTCGTATACCGTGCGCACCGAGAGTTCATCGCCGTATTGGTGAAAGACCTTGTAACAATTAGGGCAGGCAACAATGACATTGCGGACCCCGTGTGTTACGAGAAAATCCCTCATTTCGTCAAAGAAGGAATGAAAAAACCCGTCTCTTCCCAGATCATGGGATGGTTTGGTGCAGCAGTCAAGGACGATCCCGAGGGTTGGAACTGTTTTTTTCATATGCTCAAATATTTTTCTCACTTTATCCGGCCTTGTGCCCGGAAGCGTACATCCGGGGAAAAAAACAGTGTCACATCCCTTGGGAAGGGAATAGTACGTATATTTCCGAGAGGTTCCCCGTTTTTCGTATCCAAGGATGAGGCCGTGCTCAGGGTAATTGCCATTCCCCCTGCGTACTGTCTCGCGCCGCATATCAAGAAACATCAGGGCAGGATTGATCTTGACCGGACAGACAGCCGCGCAGAGCTGGCACAGGCTGCATTCAAAGGGCATTCCCTGATGCACTTTGTCCGCCGGATCATATGCATCGGCAATATCCTTCGGCTTGCCGTATTTCCTCAGAAAAGCGCACTCCTTTTCGCAGAGTTTACATTTGATGCACTTTTCCGAGATTGCCATGATCTGCTCTTTCAGACCCTGACTTACCTCAAGCGCCGATACATCTCTGACCTGAACTTCTCCGGTTACCATAATACTCATATCTTACAGAGTGATTGCCTGATCAATCCCCACCTCGCCAAGCGCTTTATAAAGGTCAGGGAAGCAGCCGATCATGGCTCCTTCCACAAGATCGCCGTCAATCTTTCGCTCAATTGCGCACCGGTCACATCCCATGAGCAGCATGCCGGTAGACTTTGCGATTTTCGAAAGGCGTTCACCCACGTCATTCCCCCTCACAAGAAGAAATGTATTATCAACGAAAAAAAACATGCCGACTACCTCCGCAGCGTGTTCACCCTTTTCCATCTGAGGAATGATCATGTTGCTGAGGATATAATGGGCGAGGTTTGTTGAAAATATATAGGCGACTTTCATCAAAAACTCCTTTTTATTATTTCTGCTTTTTTATAATGTAACGTTCACAAGTGACCAATATCCAATTCTTAATTTCTATGAATTGCAGACGATCCATAATACCCGTCAATATTTTTGCGGCATTTGAACCCCGGCTGCATGTTCCTTCCTCGTTGTTGTTGTTTCCGGAAAAAGGGGCGGCCGAAAGAATGCTTCCCTACTATCTCATCAGGAACATCACACCTCCGGAAATCAGATTATATAGAAACTTTCTATGGGAGAATCATGAATTATTGAACCGGCGTATTTGACAATCAAAAAGTATGTTCCTGATAATACAGGAAATATACACAGGGGGAATAATGGCTGTTTTATGGGCTGACAGCAAACTCAGCAAGTCAGGGCTTCAGACCATCCAGATCAATCTCGGGAACAGGTGCAACCAGAACTGTTCCCATTGCCATGTCGGGGCCTCACCAAGCGGCAAGAAGAATATGGATGAATCTGTTGCAGGAAAAATTCTCTCGAAGCTCTCCGATTCTGATATAGCCCGCAGTGATATTGAATTCACAGGAGGGGCTCCGGAACTGAACCCGAACCTCGAATTGTTTCTCACCGAACTCGGAAGGCTCGGCCGACACACCGTGGTGAGAACAAATCTCACGATACTTGATGCTCCGGAATATGCTTTCTACATTGATTTGTACAGGCGTTGCGGGGTAAAGGTTATTGCGTCACTGCCGAGCTGTTTCAAGGATATCACTGACCATCAGAGAGGCAAAGAGGTTTTCGACAGAAGCATCAGGGTACTCCGGAAACTGAATGCGGCTGGATACGGGACCGACGAACTGAGCCTGAGCCTCGTATATAATCCCCAGGGCACATATCTGCCCCCTTCTCAGGAAGAACTTGAAAGG from Nitrospirota bacterium encodes the following:
- a CDS encoding DUF5666 domain-containing protein; its protein translation is MKNISKILVSWILFALFAVTAVASESDETRSHDSYPAKFYGVIEKMPGRSWKGIWVVNGREILVTDQTKIEEKYGKAEAGAYIEVEGNYLDETFTAYEIEVRRESIEK
- the saoD gene encoding DsrE-related protein SaoD, whose protein sequence is MKVAYIFSTNLAHYILSNMIIPQMEKGEHAAEVVGMFFFVDNTFLLVRGNDVGERLSKIAKSTGMLLMGCDRCAIERKIDGDLVEGAMIGCFPDLYKALGEVGIDQAITL
- a CDS encoding alanine-zipper protein, with protein sequence MKKIFLLAFVAIILFSFGCATKDYVKLQIDPLEERISQLESLVTEAKEQSQEAMKTAKDCRDSAEAAADRAEATFKKAETAAERARKAFELHQAK
- a CDS encoding YdjY domain-containing protein, coding for MKNTKKEKQNSHCSCCADPFTVLLGKQSEKQANEKSAEGMSRYEFLKVIGLGVLGLSSVAGTQAYAATQKTKNTRIVKGKQDRMVVDKENKELRISATVTKDSSKPAVADWGRRFQAFFGTKGGKMEPFFVFTTDVSRTDIDKALREIGVKSRRQIPMEEVQARTGLKATTTRDDYLQGDPIIVTVRFKKGSLIVEAALEDFIDEKIFVDGREVFKPYTPHFIYHGTAEAIAFPSGCIVCPSDCNGGIITDNVLPLKTTVNYYKVNWDRMPDVGSKVEVALKSIYGPYRMSSTKA
- a CDS encoding VTT domain-containing protein, which encodes MVTGEVQVRDVSALEVSQGLKEQIMAISEKCIKCKLCEKECAFLRKYGKPKDIADAYDPADKVHQGMPFECSLCQLCAAVCPVKINPALMFLDMRRETVRRGNGNYPEHGLILGYEKRGTSRKYTYYSLPKGCDTVFFPGCTLPGTRPDKVRKIFEHMKKTVPTLGIVLDCCTKPSHDLGRDGFFHSFFDEMRDFLVTHGVRNVIVACPNCYKVFHQYGDELSVRTVYEFMAVNGLPETGRASGTVAIHDSCAVRYEESIHATVRDLVSRKGLSVEEMPHSGAKTLCCGEGGAVGFLSQDLAKNWGILRKKETNGTMLVSYCAGCANFLNALTPTSHIIDLIFEPGAAMSGKAKVAKAPFTYLNRVKLKNYFKTMAHGGITRERTLATGDERKKNGTIARSIVLLLVIAAIFAIRYTGATHYLEQDALRELIQGYGALAPVIYMLAYTVAPALFLPGLPITIAGGILFGPFWGVVYTITSATAGACLAFLISRYIARDWVDGKLKSPRWRRLDEGVEKHGWKIVAFTRLIPLFPFNLLNYAFGLTKIKFLHYAVTTFICMLPACIAFIVFSSSLLDLFSGKVSPAFVIGLGMIILVSLIPLFYNRYKIKKGSTDPL